The Thalassotalea agarivorans region AGTTGTTTGATACTCTGAAGCACGATAGAGATAGAAACATTGTATTTCCGTATCGTGGTAATCGTTGTCGGAAAGCTTGGCAGCGTAGCATGACCAAACTCATCAAAGAGTACATAGACAGGCAAATCATTCTTGCTCGGTAGATTTCTCATCAAACCATTAAAGAGCGACTGGAAGAACAAACTCACCAGTGGCGCGTAGTAATCCAAGTCCTGACTGTTTACCGAAAAGTAAACTATCGTCTTTTCCTTTCGTAAATCTTCTATTGAAAAATCCGAGCTGGCTGTCACATCCACCACATCAGGATTAGAGAAAACCCGTAAGCTGGTTCCGGCAGTCATCAATACCGATTGCAAACCATCGTTGTGATGACTGGTCAAACGCATCCATTCTTGCCACAAACTATCATCATCAATGTTGTCGTTATAGATGCTGTAGTTCGACATAAATTCCGTTAAACCCTCGCCTGCCTCACCAAAGCTTTGAAACAGCCTGTAAAGGTTCCCCAGGTTGTAATAATCTGGATTATCAATCTGTGAGTTTTTTAGGCATTTAAGAAACAGGCTAACGAACTGAGTTGCACCTTTCGCCCAAAAATCATCTTCATCCAAACCGGCTCGAACCAATAGCGTTGCCATCTTGTCGATCTCAGTATTGGTCTTGGCTTCCATCAATGGGTTAAATCGATGAGACGTTGTAAGATTGTCTGGCGTGATATGGATAACCCGAAAACCTTTGCTTTTCATATAGCCGGAAGTTTTTTGAAATAGCTCACCGGATGGGTCGTTGACCACCAATGAGGCTTTGTCTTTTGCCTTATCCAAAATAACAGGGGCGATATATCCGGCGGTTTTACCACGCCCTGTTTTAGCAATGACACAGATATTGGAAAAACTGTCTGTTGATGAGATGCGCAATCTGTTTCCATCAACCAATACACCATCGTTACCGCTATTCAGGTATGAGCTGAATTCATGCCGTTTGGCAAAGGATGCGCCTTCCTGTTTGGTCAGCACTTCGCGCTTAAACAGAAAACCAATAATCCTGAATGGCAGTTTGAATATTTCCCAAAGGGATTCTGTTGGTGATTTCATAGCTTTATTCTTTAGAAGGTAAACGGTTTCTTGCCCTTGGGTGTTTTTCCCTGA contains the following coding sequences:
- a CDS encoding type IV secretory system conjugative DNA transfer family protein; the encoded protein is MKSPTESLWEIFKLPFRIIGFLFKREVLTKQEGASFAKRHEFSSYLNSGNDGVLVDGNRLRISSTDSFSNICVIAKTGRGKTAGYIAPVILDKAKDKASLVVNDPSGELFQKTSGYMKSKGFRVIHITPDNLTTSHRFNPLMEAKTNTEIDKMATLLVRAGLDEDDFWAKGATQFVSLFLKCLKNSQIDNPDYYNLGNLYRLFQSFGEAGEGLTEFMSNYSIYNDNIDDDSLWQEWMRLTSHHNDGLQSVLMTAGTSLRVFSNPDVVDVTASSDFSIEDLRKEKTIVYFSVNSQDLDYYAPLVSLFFQSLFNGLMRNLPSKNDLPVYVLFDEFGHATLPSFPTTITTIRKYNVSISIVLQSIKQLNARYNDDLANVIMGGFGFYITYSGSDNQTAQFFENMIGKVRETQKRNLTDLVHEYREFNLIHAAEIRTIQDQQQLIVSSNKKPVLMQNTRYYQNPTFNRATNMPPVEIHNDKRSGFVRVPIK